In the genome of Monodelphis domestica isolate mMonDom1 chromosome 2, mMonDom1.pri, whole genome shotgun sequence, one region contains:
- the MR1 gene encoding major histocompatibility complex, class I-related isoform X1: MIFLLHLLMTSATQGGDARTHSLRYFRLGLSDSNQGMPEFISVGYVDSHPITSYDSNGRQKMPQASWMEENLGSDHWEKYTQLLRGWQQTFKIELRALQNHYNHTGGFHIYQRMIGCELLEDGSTTGFLQYAYDGKDFIVFNKESLSWIAMDNVARLTKQAWEANRNELRYQKNWLETECIAWLKKFLDFGKDTLQRTDSAHLSSSAGGFPRPFNCYSLSSQTLYLACMCLLIYK, from the exons ATGatcttccttcttcatctcctcaTGACATCAGCCACCCAAGGAGGCGATGCTA ggACTCACTCTCTGCGATATTTTCGCCTGGGACTCTCAGACTCCAATCAAGGAATGCCTGAATTTATTTCAGTTGGCTATGTGGATTCTCATCCTATCACTTCATACGACAGTAATGGAAGACAGAAGATGCCCCAAGCTTCTTGGATGGAGGAAAATTTGGGATCTGATCACTGGGAGAAGTATACTCAGCTTTTGAGAGGCTGGCAGCAGACATTTAAAATAGAACTGAGAGCCCTGCAGAATCACTACAATCACACTGGAG GATTTCACATCTATCAGAGGATGATTGGCTGTGAGTTGCTAGAAGATGGTAGTACCACAGGATTTCTCCAGTATGCTTATGATGGAAAGGATTTCATCGTTTTCAATAAGGAATCTCTGTCTTGGATTGCCATGGATAATGTGGCTAGACTCACCAAGCAAGCCTGGGAGGCCAATCGGAATGAGTTACGCTATCAGAAGAATTGGCTGGAAACAGAATGTATTGCCTGGTTAAAGAAATTCCTGGATTTTGGAAAAGATACCCTCCAACGGACAG ACTCAGCTCATCTCTCATCTTCTGCTGGAGGCTTTCCCAGGCCCTTCAACTGTTATTCCCTTTCATCTCAGACTCTGTACCTAGCATGTATGTGTCTACTTATTTACAAGTAa
- the MR1 gene encoding major histocompatibility complex, class I-related isoform X2, whose product MIFLLHLLMTSATQGGDARTHSLRYFRLGLSDSNQGMPEFISVGYVDSHPITSYDSNGRQKMPQASWMEENLGSDHWEKYTQLLRGWQQTFKIELRALQNHYNHTGGFHIYQRMIGCELLEDGSTTGFLQYAYDGKDFIVFNKESLSWIAMDNVARLTKQAWEANRNELRYQKNWLETECIAWLKKFLDFGKDTLQRTDEETRKERRLF is encoded by the exons ATGatcttccttcttcatctcctcaTGACATCAGCCACCCAAGGAGGCGATGCTA ggACTCACTCTCTGCGATATTTTCGCCTGGGACTCTCAGACTCCAATCAAGGAATGCCTGAATTTATTTCAGTTGGCTATGTGGATTCTCATCCTATCACTTCATACGACAGTAATGGAAGACAGAAGATGCCCCAAGCTTCTTGGATGGAGGAAAATTTGGGATCTGATCACTGGGAGAAGTATACTCAGCTTTTGAGAGGCTGGCAGCAGACATTTAAAATAGAACTGAGAGCCCTGCAGAATCACTACAATCACACTGGAG GATTTCACATCTATCAGAGGATGATTGGCTGTGAGTTGCTAGAAGATGGTAGTACCACAGGATTTCTCCAGTATGCTTATGATGGAAAGGATTTCATCGTTTTCAATAAGGAATCTCTGTCTTGGATTGCCATGGATAATGTGGCTAGACTCACCAAGCAAGCCTGGGAGGCCAATCGGAATGAGTTACGCTATCAGAAGAATTGGCTGGAAACAGAATGTATTGCCTGGTTAAAGAAATTCCTGGATTTTGGAAAAGATACCCTCCAACGGACAG atgaggaaacaagaaaagagaggagacttTTCTAG